In Cydia strobilella chromosome 8, ilCydStro3.1, whole genome shotgun sequence, one DNA window encodes the following:
- the LOC134743753 gene encoding alanine--glyoxylate aminotransferase 2-like, giving the protein MAYLQSMPKSETIKLREKHIGAACQLFFRSSPLKIVRGIAQFMYDEQGERYLDCINNVAHVGHCHPHVVEAGRNQMSLISTNNRYLHDELVILAERIVKTLPEPLSVCFFVNSGSEANDLAMRLAKVHTNKKDVITLDHAYHGHLTSMIDVSPYKLNLPGGPEKPDWVHVAPVPDTYRGKYICPQDSCSEEELGHLYAEDVRNLCDTATKQHGGVCAFIAESLQSCGGQIIPPHGYMQKVYEHVRQAGGVCIADEVQVGFGRVGTHMWAFETQDVVPDIVTMGKPMGNGHPVAAVVTTPEIAKSFADTGVEYFNTYGGNPVSCAIANAVLDVIEDEHLMERADRVGNHLLERCADLKLKHRLVGDVRGRGLFVGVELVTDRGARTPATAEAKHIVNRMREEKILISRDGPDANVLKFKPPMVFTIKDADRLVDTLDRVLGELDAELPVTSIKLEVSVTPLTNMEANNDLVISSLKPAVKSII; this is encoded by the exons ATGGCTTACCTTCAGTCGATGCCCAAATCTGAGACCATCAAACTCCGTGAGAAACACATCGG AGCCGCCTGTCAGCTGTTTTTCCGGTCTTCTCCCCTGAAGATAGTGCGAGGCATTGCTCAGTTTATGTACGATGAGCAAGGCGAGAGATATCTCGACTGCATCAATAATGTTGCACACG TCGGACATTGCCATCCTCACGTGGTGGAAGCCGGCAGGAACCAGATGTCTCTCATCTCCACCAACAACCGCTACCTCCATGACGAGCTCGTCATTCTGGCTGAACGCATCGTCAAGACCCTGCCCGAGCCCCTCTCTGTCTGCTTCTTCGTAAACTCGGGCTCTGAGGCCAACGATCTCGCCATGCGGCTCGCAAAAGTGCACACCAACAAAAAAGACGTGATCACACTTGACCA TGCTTATCATGGGCACCTCACGTCTATGATTGATGTATCGCCCTACAAACTGAACCTTCCCGGTGGGCCCGAGAAACCAGATTGGGTTCACGTG GCACCGGTACCCGACACATACAGGGGCAAATACATATGCCCTCAAGACTCGTGTTCGGAAGAGGAGCTGGGTCACCTGTACGCTGAAGACGTGAGGAACCTGTGTGACACAGCCACGAAGCAACATGGCGGCGTGTGCGCGTTCATAGCCGAGAGCTTGCAGAGCTGCGGGGGGCAGATCATCCCGCCTCATGGATACATGCAGAAGGTTTACGA GCACGTACGGCAAGCGGGCGGCGTATGCATCGCCGACGAGGTGCAAGTCGGGTTCGGCCGCGTCGGCACCCACATGTGGGCCTTCGAGACCCAGGATGTGGTACCCGATATCGTGACCATGGGGAAACCGATGGGTAATGGACACCCAGTGGCCGCGGTGGTGACCACGCCGGAGATTGCGAAGAGCTTCGCGGATACGGGCGTGGAGTATTTTAATACG TACGGCGGTAACCCTGTGTCCTGCGCCATAGCAAACGCCGTGCTCGATGTCATCGAAGACGAACATCTAATGGAGCGCGCCGATAGGGTTGGCAACCACTTGCTGGAGCGCTGCGCGGACCTCAAGCTGAAGCACAGGCTAGTTGGCGACGTGCGAGGGAGAGGCCTGTTCGTGGGCGTTGAGCTGGTGACGGATAGAGGCGCAAGAACACCAGCCACGGCGGAAGCGAAACATATTGTTAACAG AATGCGAGAAGAAAAAATCCTCATTAGCCGCGACGGGCCCGACGCCAACGTGCTAAAGTTCAAGCCACCCATGGTGTTCACCATCAAGGACGCCGACAGACTGGTCGACACGCTGGACAGGGTGCTGGGAGAGCTGGACGCCGAGCTGCCGGTCACCAGTATTAAACTTGAG